In one window of Acidimicrobiia bacterium DNA:
- a CDS encoding NIPSNAP family containing protein: protein MSGERSEQATGPTPIPRHGAASEASAIINTKIYIHELVDIIGHNRARYMQHMTANWGPIGRAERNMLCFAVWGTVGSTGRWPEVVNLWELDGWEGLAANFEHELTPGSMQDESLAKWWAVAAELRRGGHDRIVVPEPWSPTSEELTSAGGAHAVAYAHEMVTLPVGGARAFLDDLRQVGVPAVESFGLRAIGAYRVAMINDSEAIVIWSIPDWETWIAYERAWDDGSLRAWRARLVELGADVRRMLLCDAPLSPLRTGRQPQVEDRIEWDA from the coding sequence GTGAGCGGCGAGCGAAGCGAGCAAGCGACCGGTCCGACTCCCATCCCGCGTCACGGAGCGGCGAGCGAAGCGAGCGCGATCATCAATACGAAGATCTACATCCACGAGCTCGTCGACATCATCGGGCACAACCGTGCGCGGTACATGCAACACATGACCGCGAACTGGGGACCGATCGGTCGCGCCGAGCGCAACATGCTCTGCTTCGCCGTGTGGGGGACGGTCGGGTCGACCGGTCGGTGGCCCGAGGTCGTGAACCTCTGGGAGCTCGACGGGTGGGAAGGGCTTGCCGCGAACTTCGAGCACGAGCTCACGCCCGGGTCGATGCAGGACGAGTCGCTTGCGAAGTGGTGGGCGGTCGCGGCCGAGCTGCGCCGCGGCGGCCACGACCGCATCGTCGTACCCGAGCCCTGGAGCCCGACGAGCGAGGAGCTCACGAGCGCGGGTGGCGCGCACGCGGTTGCCTACGCGCACGAGATGGTGACGCTGCCCGTCGGCGGCGCGCGGGCTTTCCTCGACGATCTGCGCCAGGTCGGCGTGCCCGCGGTCGAATCGTTCGGGTTGCGCGCGATCGGCGCGTACCGGGTCGCGATGATCAACGACTCCGAGGCGATCGTGATCTGGTCGATCCCGGACTGGGAGACGTGGATCGCGTACGAGCGCGCGTGGGACGACGGCTCGCTCCGTGCGTGGCGCGCGCGGCTCGTCGAGCTCGGCGCCGACGTGCGCCGCATGCTGCTGTGCGACGCGCCGCTCAGTCCGCTGCGCACCGGCCGGCAACCGCAAGTGGAGGACCGGATCGAGTGGGACGCATGA